The Peribacillus simplex genome contains a region encoding:
- a CDS encoding nucleobase:cation symporter-2 family protein has protein sequence MSNQSPLKVASLGLQHVLAMYAGAVVIPLIVGGALELTAAQLTYLVSIDILMCGIATLLQVWKNKFFGIGLPVVLGCTFTAVSPMIAIGTQYGINSIYGSILVSGLIVVIISKFFGKLARFFPPIVTGSVVLIIGITLIPVAINNLGGGQGAADFGDLNNVALGFGTLLFIIFMYKFSSGFLRSISILLGLLVGTFAAFFLGKVDFSSVVSATWLHMPHFFYFGTPTFNVTAIITMTLVAIVSLVESTGVYYALGEITDKEISEDDLARGYRAEGLAIMIGGLFNSFPYTAFSQNVGLIQLSGIKTRNVIYTTAGILIFIGFVPKIGAFTTIIPSSVLGGAMVAMFGMVIAAGIKMLSKVDFASQENLLIIACSVGMGLGVTVVPELFAQIPESFQILTENGIVAGSLTAIFLNIVFNIVPTKGKVKEARIEGQKVA, from the coding sequence ATGTCTAATCAATCACCTTTAAAAGTGGCTTCTTTAGGATTACAACATGTCCTTGCCATGTATGCCGGTGCAGTCGTCATTCCATTGATTGTCGGTGGGGCGCTGGAATTGACTGCAGCGCAGTTGACTTATTTAGTTTCGATAGACATTTTGATGTGCGGGATAGCAACTTTATTGCAAGTGTGGAAAAATAAGTTCTTTGGAATTGGACTTCCGGTCGTCCTAGGCTGTACATTCACAGCAGTTAGCCCGATGATTGCAATTGGTACGCAATATGGAATCAACTCCATTTATGGATCTATATTGGTGTCGGGATTGATCGTCGTTATCATTAGTAAATTTTTCGGAAAACTGGCAAGGTTTTTCCCGCCAATTGTCACTGGATCGGTCGTTTTGATTATTGGCATAACGCTCATTCCTGTTGCCATCAACAATCTTGGTGGAGGTCAAGGTGCTGCTGATTTCGGAGACTTGAATAATGTAGCTCTTGGGTTTGGAACTTTATTATTCATTATATTCATGTATAAGTTCTCATCGGGATTCCTGCGCTCCATCTCTATTTTATTGGGGCTGTTAGTCGGAACATTTGCAGCTTTCTTCCTTGGAAAAGTGGATTTTAGCTCAGTGGTCAGTGCCACTTGGCTGCATATGCCTCATTTTTTCTACTTTGGAACTCCGACATTTAATGTCACGGCGATCATTACGATGACATTGGTGGCGATCGTCAGCTTGGTGGAATCCACTGGTGTTTATTATGCCCTTGGTGAAATCACGGACAAAGAGATATCAGAAGACGATCTGGCTCGGGGATATCGTGCTGAAGGACTGGCCATCATGATTGGCGGTTTGTTCAATTCGTTTCCGTATACGGCTTTTTCACAAAATGTCGGATTGATTCAATTGTCAGGCATTAAAACAAGGAATGTCATATACACAACAGCGGGCATCCTAATTTTCATAGGATTTGTTCCGAAAATTGGCGCATTCACGACAATTATCCCTTCTTCCGTGCTTGGCGGTGCAATGGTTGCAATGTTCGGGATGGTGATTGCAGCTGGAATTAAGATGTTGAGTAAAGTGGATTTTGCTTCTCAAGAAAATTTATTGATCATCGCTTGTTCAGTAGGTATGGGACTTGGTGTGACGGTCGTTCCTGAACTATTTGCGCAAATTCCGGAAAGCTTCCAAATCTTAACGGAAAACGGTATTGTAGCCGGAAGTTTGACAGCCATTTTCTTGAATATCGTCTTTAACATCGTCCCTACAAAAGGGAAAGTGAAGGAAGCTCGTATTGAAGGGCAAAAAGTAGCCTGA
- the gpsB gene encoding cell division regulator GpsB: MLSDKIKLTAKDILEKDFKTAMRGYKPEDVDQFLDLIIKDYEVFHQEIEDLKQENLKLKKLAEESTKRPNQPAPSATPGTTNFDILKRLSNLEKHVFGNKLFD; the protein is encoded by the coding sequence ATGCTATCCGATAAGATAAAATTAACGGCTAAAGATATTCTTGAAAAAGATTTTAAAACAGCCATGCGCGGTTATAAACCTGAAGATGTGGATCAATTCCTGGATCTGATCATTAAAGATTATGAAGTGTTCCATCAGGAAATCGAAGATCTTAAACAAGAAAATCTTAAATTGAAAAAACTAGCCGAAGAGAGTACAAAACGTCCAAATCAACCTGCTCCAAGTGCCACTCCGGGAACCACTAACTTTGACATCCTTAAACGGTTATCCAACTTGGAAAAGCATGTTTTTGGTAATAAGCTTTTTGACTGA
- a CDS encoding THUMP domain-containing class I SAM-dependent RNA methyltransferase — translation MKQFDIIATSAMGLESIVAKEVRDLGYDCQVENGKITYKGDQSAIARSNLWLRSADRVKIKVAEFKAYSFDELFEKTKALNWEDYLSADVEFPVSGKSVKSKLYSVPDCQAIVKKAIVDRLKSKYKQVSWFAETGPLFKIEVSILKDVVTLTIDTSGAGLHKRGYRTGQGEAPLKETLAAALIMLTNWKPDKPFIDPFCGSGTIPIEAALIGQNIAPGFNREFVSETWAWMDSKVWDEARIEAEDLADYDQYLDITGCDIDHRMVDIAKANSFEAGLGDLIEFKQMQVRDISTRKEYGVIVGNPPYGERLGEKKAVEQMYREMGQAFKKLDTWSVYMITSNPDFEQHYGKPATKKRKLFNGFIRADLYQYWGKRPPRQPQGE, via the coding sequence ATGAAACAATTCGATATTATCGCAACATCAGCAATGGGATTGGAATCAATTGTTGCCAAGGAGGTAAGGGATCTTGGTTACGATTGTCAAGTTGAAAATGGTAAAATCACATATAAAGGGGACCAATCCGCCATTGCGCGCTCTAATTTATGGCTGCGCAGTGCCGATAGGGTGAAAATTAAAGTCGCAGAATTTAAAGCATATTCATTTGATGAGTTGTTTGAAAAAACAAAGGCATTGAATTGGGAAGATTACTTATCAGCCGATGTAGAGTTCCCCGTGAGTGGAAAATCCGTTAAGTCAAAGCTTTACAGTGTCCCTGATTGTCAGGCTATAGTTAAAAAGGCGATTGTTGATAGATTGAAAAGTAAATATAAGCAAGTGTCCTGGTTTGCAGAGACTGGTCCTTTATTTAAAATTGAAGTATCTATTTTAAAAGATGTAGTGACACTTACTATAGATACTTCAGGTGCAGGATTGCATAAACGGGGATATCGGACAGGACAGGGGGAGGCACCCCTTAAAGAAACATTGGCGGCTGCCTTAATCATGCTGACCAATTGGAAACCGGATAAACCTTTCATAGATCCATTTTGTGGCTCTGGAACGATTCCCATCGAGGCAGCCTTAATAGGGCAGAACATAGCACCTGGGTTTAACAGGGAATTCGTATCTGAAACCTGGGCATGGATGGACAGCAAGGTATGGGATGAAGCGCGGATCGAGGCTGAAGATTTAGCCGATTATGATCAGTACTTGGACATAACCGGTTGTGATATTGACCATCGAATGGTCGATATAGCTAAAGCGAATAGTTTTGAAGCGGGTCTTGGTGATCTGATTGAATTCAAACAAATGCAGGTGAGGGATATCTCGACAAGGAAAGAGTATGGTGTAATTGTCGGAAACCCGCCTTATGGAGAACGTCTTGGTGAGAAAAAAGCGGTTGAGCAGATGTATAGGGAAATGGGCCAAGCCTTCAAGAAGCTTGATACATGGTCAGTATACATGATTACCTCCAATCCTGACTTCGAACAGCATTACGGTAAGCCTGCAACGAAAAAAAGGAAATTGTTCAATGGTTTCATCCGTGCTGACCTTTATCAATATTGGGGGAAAAGGCCGCCAAGACAGCCTCAAGGTGAATAA
- a CDS encoding type III polyketide synthase: protein MPYLLSASHIKLPHLLSQEKIMEFSREIFGASFKNIERLLKAFKNGQVENRYFSNDLDWFKEDHSFADRNDLYIQQAVKFGKEAIEKCLANKEFLKEELQANELDAFFFISSTGIATPTIDARIMNELPFSPHAKRIPIWGLGCAGGASGLSRAFEYCQAYPTAKVIVLCVELCSLTFQRNDISKSNLIGTSLFSDGVSCVLVCGDEVPDEQFSKKVRHLQFLNSQSTLMPNSLDVMGWDVKDQGLYVIFSKDIPTIIKDWLKPNVQEFLMENGLDLRDIKDFIAHPGGKKVIDAYHEALGFDEGMTAESMSVLREFGNMSSATILYVLERFMQRGGNKDEVGLAAALGPGFSSELVLMRWK from the coding sequence ATGCCGTATTTATTATCTGCATCACATATAAAGCTGCCACATTTACTTTCTCAGGAGAAAATCATGGAATTTTCGAGAGAAATATTTGGAGCCTCATTTAAGAATATAGAACGGTTACTTAAAGCCTTTAAGAATGGACAAGTGGAAAATCGATATTTTTCTAATGATCTTGATTGGTTTAAAGAGGATCATTCTTTTGCCGATCGGAATGATTTATATATTCAACAGGCAGTCAAGTTTGGGAAAGAAGCTATAGAAAAATGCTTAGCCAACAAAGAATTTTTAAAAGAAGAACTGCAGGCAAACGAGTTAGATGCTTTCTTCTTTATCTCAAGCACGGGTATTGCTACCCCGACCATTGATGCCAGGATAATGAATGAACTTCCATTTAGCCCGCATGCTAAAAGGATTCCGATTTGGGGACTTGGCTGTGCAGGGGGAGCAAGTGGCCTATCGCGTGCATTTGAATATTGCCAGGCATACCCGACGGCGAAGGTCATTGTTTTATGTGTGGAGTTATGCAGCCTGACGTTTCAAAGGAATGATATCTCCAAAAGCAATTTAATTGGAACTTCTTTATTTTCTGATGGAGTAAGCTGTGTTTTGGTTTGCGGTGATGAAGTACCTGATGAACAGTTTTCAAAAAAAGTAAGACATCTGCAATTTTTGAATTCGCAATCCACGCTAATGCCGAATTCATTGGACGTAATGGGGTGGGATGTTAAAGATCAAGGGTTATATGTGATCTTTTCAAAAGATATCCCTACAATCATCAAAGATTGGCTTAAACCGAATGTTCAAGAGTTCTTAATGGAGAATGGATTGGATCTCAGGGATATAAAAGATTTCATTGCTCATCCTGGAGGCAAAAAAGTAATTGATGCGTATCACGAAGCCCTCGGGTTCGATGAAGGCATGACGGCAGAGTCAATGAGCGTATTGAGGGAATTTGGCAATATGTCCTCAGCAACTATTTTGTACGTCCTGGAGAGGTTCATGCAGCGTGGCGGGAATAAAGATGAGGTGGGCTTGGCTGCTGCATTGGGGCCTGGGTTTTCGTCTGAACTTGTGTTAATGAGGTGGAAGTGA
- a CDS encoding DUF1273 domain-containing protein produces the protein MKVLYMTGYKAFEFGIFKNDHDAVKYIKKAMKQRLLPLAEDGLEWVIISGQLGTELWGAEVVFELQDEYPQLKLGVLTPFLKQEESWNETNQDYYRSILARADFVESIFNKPYEGPQQLKIKNRYMVHKSDAMLIIFEAEKEGSSRYPYFEAMKKAETQPYPIFQINFDDLQLAAEEANWSEE, from the coding sequence ATGAAGGTTTTGTATATGACGGGCTATAAGGCTTTTGAATTCGGGATATTCAAAAATGACCATGATGCCGTAAAATATATAAAGAAAGCGATGAAGCAGCGTCTCCTTCCATTGGCGGAAGATGGGCTGGAATGGGTGATCATCTCAGGTCAGTTGGGTACGGAACTATGGGGTGCAGAAGTGGTGTTCGAATTACAGGATGAATATCCTCAGCTTAAATTAGGGGTGCTTACTCCTTTCCTGAAACAGGAAGAGTCATGGAACGAGACGAATCAAGATTATTACCGATCCATTTTGGCCCGTGCCGATTTTGTTGAGTCAATTTTCAATAAACCATATGAAGGGCCACAACAACTGAAAATCAAAAATAGGTATATGGTCCATAAGAGCGATGCCATGCTCATCATTTTTGAAGCTGAAAAAGAAGGGTCATCCCGATATCCTTATTTCGAGGCGATGAAAAAAGCCGAAACACAGCCATACCCCATCTTTCAGATAAACTTTGATGATCTGCAACTGGCTGCGGAAGAAGCGAACTGGTCCGAAGAATGA
- a CDS encoding carboxypeptidase M32 produces the protein MKKKGIDLIEKEFREYVKKISAYNEALALIFWDLRTGAPKQGVEQRSEVIGVLSSEVFNMSTSKEMESFIAELSLEKATLSETTNKMVQECKKEFERNKKIPANEYKEFVILQSRSESAWEEAREKADFSLFQPYLEQIVAYTRRFVEYWGYEGTKYNTLLDMYEPGMTVDILDSVFSELRARIVPLVKQIAESEHKPETAFLYKEFPKDKQHQLNLEILKQLGYDFKAGRLDETVHPFEIRINRGDVRVTTRYDEKDFRGAIFGTIHECGHAIYEQNIAEELTGTLLDGGTSMGIHESQSLFFENFIGRDHNFWKNKFSLLKEYAPEQFNDVTLDEFYRGINESKPSLIRIEADELTYPLHIMIRYELEKALFNGELEVKDLPEVWNEKYRDYLGIVPENDAMGVLQDVHWADGSFGYFPSYALGYMYAAQLKQSMLKDLPDFDGLLEAGDIAPIRKWLNEKIHKYGKTKKPLEILKETTGEGLNVQYLIKYLENKYKEVYKIK, from the coding sequence ATGAAAAAAAAGGGTATCGATCTGATAGAAAAAGAGTTTAGAGAATATGTAAAGAAAATCTCGGCCTATAATGAAGCTCTCGCGTTAATTTTTTGGGATTTGCGTACAGGTGCACCGAAACAGGGTGTTGAGCAGCGTTCCGAAGTTATCGGCGTGCTTTCCTCCGAGGTGTTTAATATGAGCACAAGTAAAGAAATGGAATCCTTCATTGCCGAACTTTCGCTGGAGAAAGCCACTCTTAGTGAAACGACGAATAAAATGGTACAAGAGTGCAAAAAAGAGTTTGAAAGGAATAAGAAAATTCCTGCCAACGAATATAAGGAATTCGTCATTTTACAATCGCGTTCTGAAAGTGCATGGGAAGAGGCAAGGGAAAAAGCTGATTTTTCTTTATTTCAACCTTATTTGGAACAAATTGTAGCTTATACCCGTAGGTTCGTAGAGTACTGGGGATATGAAGGGACGAAATATAATACCCTTTTAGATATGTATGAACCTGGGATGACCGTAGATATACTTGACAGCGTATTCAGTGAGCTACGGGCGAGGATTGTTCCATTGGTAAAACAGATTGCCGAAAGCGAACATAAACCTGAAACAGCGTTCCTTTATAAAGAATTTCCAAAAGACAAACAGCATCAACTTAACTTGGAAATTTTAAAACAGCTAGGATACGATTTCAAGGCTGGCAGGCTCGATGAAACAGTTCACCCTTTTGAAATTAGAATAAACAGGGGCGATGTCCGGGTGACGACCCGATACGATGAAAAGGATTTTAGGGGAGCAATTTTTGGGACCATCCATGAATGCGGACATGCCATTTATGAGCAGAATATCGCCGAAGAATTAACTGGAACACTTCTCGATGGCGGGACATCAATGGGGATCCATGAATCACAATCATTGTTTTTCGAAAACTTCATTGGACGGGACCATAACTTCTGGAAAAATAAATTCTCCTTATTAAAGGAATATGCTCCCGAACAATTCAATGATGTGACACTGGATGAATTTTACCGGGGCATTAACGAATCAAAACCATCGCTCATCCGTATTGAAGCAGATGAACTGACGTATCCTCTACATATTATGATTCGGTATGAACTGGAAAAGGCTCTCTTTAATGGAGAACTTGAAGTGAAGGATTTACCGGAAGTCTGGAATGAAAAATATAGGGATTATTTAGGGATTGTGCCTGAAAATGATGCCATGGGCGTGTTGCAAGATGTACACTGGGCAGATGGCAGCTTTGGTTATTTCCCTTCTTATGCATTGGGATATATGTATGCAGCCCAACTCAAGCAATCGATGCTTAAAGATTTGCCTGATTTTGATGGACTGTTGGAAGCGGGTGATATTGCTCCAATCAGGAAATGGCTTAATGAAAAGATACATAAATACGGAAAAACAAAAAAGCCTCTTGAGATTTTGAAAGAAACGACAGGAGAGGGACTGAATGTTCAGTATTTAATAAAGTATCTTGAAAATAAATATAAAGAAGTTTATAAAATCAAATGA
- a CDS encoding ATP-dependent DNA helicase, translating to MMLKTLPFSVTKEDSFYDKLSEWIGDVFYDILPEKGFELRDEQIFMAFQLEKAFKEKNVSFAEAGVGTGKTLVYLLYAICYARYTNKPAIISCADETLIEQLVKEEGDIQKIKNALGIEVDVRLAKYHDQYVCLKKLDYAVNHEDSEGIDQLYDELPKFVHDNSSMNAYTAYGDRKQYPYLNDEDWSKVGWDQLQNCFTCDKRHRCGQTLSRDHYRKSSDLIICSHDFFMEHVWTKEKRKREGQLPLLPDHSCVVFDEGHLLEFAAQKALTYKVGEQTLASVLELLTANQVREETLYIIEDLIDINEEFFDLLDEKAIHVSGSNRYEIPMSKEITNFAQKLHKKVEELEENLVFEAEMYTINDYDLKVTEEYLEQLGYSLSLFVKDEQAVSWFEENEMTKTLVIMPRLVQDILSEQVFSKKIPYIFSSATLSDNKSFQYIADSLGIEKYDSFSVESPFDYDEVMKLNMPVFENGDQLAKLQYTMKTIEENEGRTLVLFHSKEELHWFKENCPISSYPFYFEGEAEISELVKKFQEDEQSVLFSYHLWEGLDVPGPSLQNVVIHSLPFPPRDPVFEAKRNSVTDAFEEVDLPYMLLRLRQGIGRLIRTSNDSGTVQILTEKDLSEQVKEKIVSILPVTL from the coding sequence ATGATGCTTAAAACACTGCCTTTTTCGGTAACAAAGGAAGATTCTTTTTACGATAAGCTTTCAGAATGGATCGGTGATGTTTTTTACGATATTCTTCCCGAAAAAGGATTTGAGCTGCGTGACGAACAAATCTTCATGGCTTTTCAGTTAGAAAAAGCCTTTAAAGAAAAGAATGTAAGTTTTGCTGAAGCTGGGGTAGGGACCGGTAAGACTTTGGTCTATTTACTATATGCGATTTGTTATGCGAGATATACGAATAAACCTGCAATTATTTCGTGTGCAGATGAAACGTTGATTGAACAGCTTGTCAAAGAGGAAGGCGACATCCAAAAAATCAAGAATGCTTTAGGTATTGAAGTGGATGTTCGGCTTGCCAAGTATCATGATCAATATGTATGTCTTAAAAAATTGGATTACGCAGTGAATCATGAAGATTCCGAGGGAATAGATCAGTTATATGATGAACTTCCCAAGTTTGTCCATGATAACTCATCCATGAACGCCTATACAGCATATGGGGACCGTAAACAGTATCCATATTTAAATGATGAAGACTGGTCTAAAGTTGGCTGGGATCAACTCCAAAACTGTTTTACCTGTGATAAACGCCATCGGTGTGGGCAAACCCTATCACGTGACCACTACCGAAAATCAAGTGATTTGATCATTTGTTCACATGACTTCTTCATGGAGCATGTATGGACAAAGGAAAAGCGTAAGCGTGAAGGACAGTTACCATTGCTGCCTGATCATAGCTGCGTTGTTTTTGATGAAGGTCACCTATTGGAATTTGCTGCTCAAAAGGCTTTAACTTATAAAGTTGGGGAACAGACCCTTGCTTCAGTTTTAGAATTGCTTACAGCCAATCAGGTTCGTGAAGAAACCTTATACATCATTGAGGATTTAATTGATATCAATGAAGAGTTTTTTGATTTGTTGGATGAAAAAGCGATACATGTCAGCGGATCTAATCGTTATGAAATTCCGATGTCCAAAGAAATAACAAACTTTGCCCAAAAGCTTCACAAAAAGGTTGAAGAGTTAGAGGAGAACCTTGTTTTTGAAGCGGAAATGTACACGATCAATGATTATGATTTAAAAGTGACGGAAGAATATTTAGAGCAGCTGGGTTACTCACTTTCTCTATTTGTGAAGGATGAGCAGGCCGTTTCCTGGTTTGAAGAAAATGAAATGACCAAAACATTGGTCATCATGCCAAGGCTTGTACAGGATATTTTGTCTGAACAGGTTTTCTCTAAAAAAATCCCTTACATTTTTTCATCTGCAACATTATCGGATAATAAATCCTTCCAATATATTGCAGATAGTTTAGGAATAGAAAAGTATGACAGCTTCTCCGTTGAATCACCATTTGATTACGATGAAGTCATGAAATTGAACATGCCGGTCTTCGAAAATGGAGATCAATTGGCAAAACTTCAATATACGATGAAGACGATCGAGGAAAATGAAGGTCGAACACTAGTGTTATTTCATTCAAAAGAAGAATTGCATTGGTTCAAGGAAAACTGCCCAATATCTTCTTATCCCTTTTATTTTGAAGGCGAAGCGGAAATCAGCGAGCTTGTTAAGAAGTTCCAAGAGGATGAGCAATCTGTCCTTTTCTCCTATCATTTATGGGAAGGGCTTGATGTACCAGGACCTTCATTACAAAATGTAGTGATACACTCCCTTCCATTCCCGCCGCGAGATCCGGTCTTCGAGGCCAAACGTAACTCGGTTACCGACGCATTCGAAGAAGTGGATCTTCCATACATGCTCCTTCGATTGCGCCAGGGAATAGGGCGATTGATCAGGACGAGCAATGATTCGGGAACAGTCCAGATTCTGACCGAAAAGGATCTTTCGGAACAGGTGAAAGAGAAGATTGTATCCATTCTTCCTGTAACGCTTTAA
- a CDS encoding CotD family spore coat protein: MYFRNCGGNKPNVMGASNNVMGAYGNAPGVMGASTGKNSNVMGASTGKNSNVMGAYSPSAVSPAQYGPSAVSPAQYGPTQTSPSQVAPAQVSPTQQFVNTNVSNTVIPVVHPSHTTNVNKHVNTFKHYFPHTQSVVNECYNQHLICGRPPQNPCCPPGNFGY, translated from the coding sequence ATGTATTTTCGTAATTGTGGAGGAAATAAACCCAATGTAATGGGCGCATCCAACAATGTAATGGGCGCATACGGGAACGCACCTGGAGTAATGGGCGCATCAACCGGTAAAAACTCTAATGTAATGGGAGCGTCAACCGGTAAAAACTCTAACGTAATGGGAGCCTATAGTCCATCGGCTGTATCTCCAGCGCAATATGGTCCATCTGCTGTGTCTCCAGCGCAATATGGTCCAACACAAACATCTCCATCTCAAGTTGCCCCAGCGCAAGTCTCTCCAACACAGCAATTTGTCAATACGAATGTATCGAACACAGTGATTCCTGTCGTTCATCCATCACATACTACAAATGTCAATAAGCATGTGAACACGTTTAAACATTATTTCCCGCATACTCAATCCGTGGTGAACGAGTGCTATAATCAACACTTGATTTGTGGAAGGCCGCCGCAAAACCCATGCTGTCCGCCTGGGAATTTCGGATATTAA
- a CDS encoding cold-shock protein — protein sequence MEQGKVKWFNAEKGFGFIEREGGDDVFVHFSAIQGEGFKTLEEGQDVTFDVEQGQRGPQASNVNKA from the coding sequence ATGGAACAAGGTAAAGTAAAATGGTTTAACGCAGAAAAAGGTTTTGGATTCATCGAACGTGAAGGTGGAGACGATGTATTCGTACATTTCTCAGCTATCCAAGGCGAAGGTTTCAAAACACTTGAAGAAGGCCAAGACGTTACATTTGATGTAGAACAAGGTCAACGTGGACCACAAGCATCAAACGTAAACAAAGCTTAA
- a CDS encoding xanthine phosphoribosyltransferase, with translation MQLLKEKILSEGQALSEDILKVDSFLNHQMDPVLMKEIGKEFVKRFEQKEITKVLTIESSGIGPGLMAALELEVPLIFARKRKSLTLTDDLVTASVHSFTKKETNTITVSNKYIEAGDKVLIIDDFLAVGQAARGLVEICQQVGAEVAGIGIVIEKAFQSGGKDLREQGFQVESLARVAELKFGEITFADEMEGATVNV, from the coding sequence ATGCAACTTTTAAAGGAAAAAATCTTGTCCGAGGGTCAAGCTTTATCAGAAGATATTTTAAAAGTAGATTCATTCTTAAATCATCAAATGGATCCTGTGCTAATGAAAGAAATTGGTAAAGAATTCGTAAAACGATTCGAACAAAAGGAAATAACGAAAGTGCTGACGATTGAATCTTCAGGCATTGGACCAGGTTTGATGGCTGCGTTGGAATTGGAAGTTCCGCTAATTTTTGCCCGTAAACGTAAATCACTTACTTTAACAGATGATTTAGTGACCGCGTCCGTTCATTCCTTTACAAAAAAAGAAACCAATACTATAACGGTTTCCAATAAATATATTGAAGCTGGGGATAAGGTTTTGATCATCGATGACTTCCTTGCGGTCGGACAGGCAGCCAGGGGCTTGGTGGAAATCTGTCAGCAGGTTGGAGCAGAAGTGGCCGGAATTGGCATCGTGATTGAAAAAGCATTCCAAAGCGGTGGTAAGGATCTTAGGGAACAAGGTTTTCAAGTTGAATCACTTGCGAGGGTTGCTGAGTTGAAATTCGGTGAGATTACATTCGCCGACGAAATGGAAGGAGCAACCGTCAATGTCTAA
- a CDS encoding isoprenylcysteine carboxyl methyltransferase family protein yields MIFAIFIILIAIQRMFELYIAKQNEKQLKSAGAVEYGESHYSWMVLMHLSFFIVLIIEVVVLERDVAGLWPIWLTLFLIAQSGRIWVIRSLGKHWNTKIIVVPDADVVIKGPYKYFKHPNYIIVATEIMVISLLFNAYYTAIIFSLLNVWMMTVRIPLEEKALKEHTEYSTVFKGK; encoded by the coding sequence ATGATCTTTGCCATTTTCATTATCTTGATCGCTATACAGCGCATGTTTGAATTATATATCGCCAAACAAAATGAAAAACAGCTTAAGTCTGCCGGAGCAGTGGAATATGGTGAGTCCCATTACAGTTGGATGGTTCTAATGCACCTTAGTTTTTTTATTGTTCTCATTATTGAAGTGGTCGTGCTTGAAAGGGATGTGGCTGGACTATGGCCAATTTGGCTGACCCTTTTTCTAATTGCACAGTCAGGCAGGATTTGGGTAATCCGCTCATTGGGCAAACATTGGAATACAAAAATCATAGTGGTTCCTGATGCCGATGTGGTCATTAAAGGTCCTTATAAATATTTCAAACATCCGAACTATATCATAGTGGCAACTGAGATCATGGTTATTTCTTTATTATTCAATGCATATTATACTGCTATCATCTTTAGTTTATTGAATGTTTGGATGATGACGGTAAGAATCCCATTGGAAGAGAAAGCCTTAAAGGAACATACGGAATATTCTACGGTTTTTAAGGGAAAATAA